The following nucleotide sequence is from Corynebacterium hindlerae.
CGCGCACCTTTTTCACGCAGTCGGTGTCGGAATCCTCGATATCAAACACGCCGTAGTTGGAGACCTCTTCGCGGGGAACTTCCACCGCGCACAGCACGCTGCCACCGAACTTGGCACGCACCTCGGCCATTTTTTCCATCGCACCCATGGGCAGCACCAGGTCGTCGGGAAGCATGACGGCGAGGACGTCTTCATCGTCATCCAGCACAGACTCGGCCAGGCCCACAGCATGGCCCAAGCCCAGCGGACGCTCCTGTTCTACAGCAACGGCGTTGATCAGCTCCGGCGCGCGACGCACCTTTGCCAACTGTTCTTCCTTCCCGCGCTCGCTGAGGGTTTCCTCGAGCTCAGGATATGGATCGAAATGAGCGAGCACTCCCTGTTTCTTCGGGGCAGTAATGATCGCGAGCTTCGAAGCACCCAGGTTTGCGGCTTCCTCCGCAATCATCTCGATGCCCGGAGTATCCACCACTGGCAGCAGCTCTTTAGGAACGGTTTTGGTGGCAGGAAGGAAACGGGTGCCCATACCCGCTGCAGGGACAATCACCGTCTTTACTGCATGCTTGTGCTCATGGATCGGATGGTTCATAACCCCAAAGGATACCTGGCACCGCACTGTTATCCGGGAGCAACCCGGCCAAACATTCCGCTAGTGTGGCGGGTATGACAATCGCCACGGAAAAAACCGAGCTACGTCGCAGGCTTTTCGACGTCCGTCGCTCGCTCACTCCGGACTCCCTGGCATCCTTTAATGCTGCCCTCCACTCCCGCATAGCAGAGTTTCTCACCCAGCACGGCTACACGTCAGTCGCAGCATACATGCCGACTCGGACAGAACCGGGCGGGGAAGATTTGGTTTCGTTTCTGTTGTCGATTGGGGTGTCTGTGATTATCCCAGTGGCGCATGAGGACTTTTCCATGTCGTGGCATGAAGTCACCCCGCACACCACGTTCCGAAAAGGTGCCTTTGGTATCTCCGAACCCGTCGGCACCCCACTCCCAGGTTCACCATTGAAGCAGGTAGACGTAATTTTTGTACCCGCCTTAGCGATCGACTCTGCCGGATATCGCCTCGGGAAAGGCGGCGGATACTACGACCGAGCATTAGACGTCGTGGCACAACCAGTGACCGCAGCCCTGGTGTTTTCCCACGAGCTGCTGCCCCATGTTCCGCGGGAGCCACACGACGCCCCCACCGACGTCATCATCACCCCCGAAAAAACTTTGGTCACCGACGGAACCTTTTAGCCAGGTTGGCGAGTCTAACTTAATATGGACTCTTTTATTTCCCGCATCCCGTTATCGCTGCGTCACCCGAGTTGGCGGCGCTCCATGTTTATCAGACGTCTCCTTGCCGCCGTTTTGCTTATGTTTGGGTTGGTTTTGGCGATCTCCGAACAGCTACGAGACTCGCACCAGTATGTAGTTGCTAACTCAACACTCACCCCAGGTGCGATCATCACCGAAGCTGACCTCACGGTTCGTACCTTCCAGCAGCCTCTAGGGCTTACTTCCCCGGTACTCTCCCCCGCTGACGCGGTAGGGAAAGTCATAGCCAGACCGCTACAGCCGGGGGATTTCCTGCAGGAAAAGGACATGCTCGGCCCTGAACTGGCCACAGCTCTAGGCTCCACTGCCTCCGCGATGGTTCCTATTACGCTCGCCGATCCCGCCGCGGCTCAACTTGCAGTTCCTGGCGCACGGGTATCGGTGGTTAGTGCTGGGCAAGAACAAAGTTCTCCTATGGTCATCGCCGAGGGTGCCACAGTAGTGTTCGGCACCGCGAAAGCAACAGACAGTACCGATCCGGGCACCGTACTCCTCGCTTTGAACACGGAGGAAGCACAACATGTTGCAGCGGCATCGCTCCGCCTACCGATAACAATTGTCTTAAAACCGTAACTTAGCTCACCAAGCATGTCGTTTTAACGACAATCTAACATTACTTTGTGTGGCTTTTGCTGACATAAACATAGAACTGTTCGCTAAGGTGTTGTCCGAGAAGTTAACTCCACTCCATCTAACAAAAACTAGGAGCACATTTCATGCTTAAGGGCTTCAAAGACTTTCTGATGCGCGGCAACGTCGTCGACCTCGCGGTCGCCGTCGTTATCGGTAGCGCCTTCACCGCAATTGTAACCGCTTTCACCAACAACCTCATCAACCCACTGATCGCAGCCGTCGGTGGCGCTGAGGTTGGCGGCCTCGGCTTCCACGTCATCGCTGGCAACCCAGCCACCTTCGTTGACTTCGGTGCCGTCATCACCGCAGCCCTGAACTTCCTGATCATCGCAGCCGTTGTCTACTTCATCCTGGTTGCTCCAATGAACAAGCTCAAGGAAATCCAGGCAGCACGCAAGGGTGTTAAGGAGGACGAAGAAACCCCAGCTTCCGTCGAAGCGGAGCTGCTCGAGGAAATCCGCGACCTGCTCAAGGCTCGCAACGTTTAACCCACAGGATTTAGCGTACGGATGGGATGTGTATAGCGCGAAAGATCCCATCCGTACGCTAAATTTCACTTCTGAACCGACGAAAGACCCCTGCGAAGGGGTCTTTTGCTATGTCAGAAGTGGGGCGGGCGCTGTTCCTTCCAGAAGTCCTCATCGAATTCCCCGGATTCAGACTCTTCGTCATCGTTGTCATCCAAGATGACTACAAAGTCATCGCTGTGGCGCGGGTCTGTGACGTCCGCGGGTTCCTGGAACATCGCGCTTCCAGCGGGGCTGTCCCAAGAGCGGTCTATTTCGGGTGCATCCGAAGGGCGTACGGCTCGTCGCCTTTGGCGTGGTCGGTCACTCATGTTACTCAACGGACGCCGTCTGCAGCTGGTCGATCACAAAGTGGACGAGTGGCCCCAGGGTCGCCATACCGTCTCGGACTGCGGCGCGAGATGCCGCCAAATTCACTACCACCGTGGAACCGGAGACACCCGCGATTCCGCGGGACGTTCCCGCATCAATGGCGCCACATGCCAGGCCGGAGTCGCGCAGTGCCTGCGAAATTCCCGGAAGCAGCTGGTCTAATACCGCGCGAGTGGCGTCGGGTGTCTTATCGCGTGGCCCTACTCCCACACCGCCGACAGTGAGGACCAAGTCCACTCCCCCGACGACCGCGGTTTCGATGGCTTTGCGAATCGCAGATTTTTTCGCCTTGACCCCAACCACGGCATCGACGGTGAAGCCGTCTTCGGCAAGCAGCTCCGTGATGAGGCGGTCAGCATCCGACCCCGTCGATAGGGTGTGATCTGACACGAGGACCACCAGAGCACGCCTCGTTGCACGGGCCCGCAGTTCCTCGTTTTCAGTCGCGATGAGGAATTCTGGGTCGGGCTCAGCAAGGCCATCGAGCAGAGCCGAATCTCGCCCTGACTCGAGGATCATGTCGCGCTCGCGCAGGTCATCGTGGAACTCGCTGGAAGGTATCGAGCTTGGCATTTTCTCCATGTCTTTCAAAAGGTGTGAGCTACTTCTTACTAGGAAGAATAGACCTAGTGCAGCGGAAAAGATACCGGTATGGCGAAAACCGTTACTCCTGTGGCAGCGTCAGCTTGACTTCGCGGGTCTGCCGCGAATCCGGTTCGGACACCTGCAGAGTGATTGTCTCGCCAAATTCACGCGAACGAACTGCAGCGATCAGTGCATCGGCAGTATCGATCGTTCGATCGTTCACCTTAGTGATGAGGTCGCCTTGCACAATGCCCGCCTTAGCGGCCGGACCATCTGGTTCAACACCAGCGACCAGTGCACCGCGGTACTTCGAGTTTTGCGACACCTTGACACCAATCATCGGTTGCTTGACTTCACCGGTCTTCACCAGCTGATCAGCAATCCGCTTGGCTTGGTTTGCTGGGATAGCGAATCCAAGGCCAATCGAACCTGACTTAGCGCCCGGCCCTTCACTCAAGGTTGCGATCACCGAGTTCATCCCCACCAGGTTTCCTTGCATGTCGACGAGTGGGCCACCGGAGTTACCGGGGTTGATCGCGGCGTCGGTCTGAATGGCGTCGATAAGCGAGCTTTCTCCTCCGTTGCCACCTGACGCACGCACCGGCCGGTTGAGCGCGGAGACAATTCCCGATGTCACGGTAGCCGACAGCCCCAACGGTGACCCGACAGCCACCACCTCTTGGCCGACGGCAACATCGTTGGAATTACCAAATTTCAATGTCGGAAGCCCGCTAACGTCGCGAATCTTGATCACAGCGATGTCGGTACTGCCGTCACGAGCAATGAGATCGGCGGGGTGGACGGAGCCGTCGTTGAGAGAAACCTCGATGAGACCTCCTGAAGAAGCGTCCTCAACCACGTGGTTGTTCGTCAGCACCAACCCATCGGACGAAATGATCGACCCAGAGCCCTCCCCAGACCCATTGCGTGCTGAAACCTGAATCGAGACCACAGCAGGAAGCACACGGTTCGCAACCTCTTCCACGGAACCCGGCTGCGCGGCCCCTTCGCGCTTCGCTGGAGCTTGTTCCAGTGAGTTGTACACCGTGCCCGTCGAGCCCGTCTCATTGAGAGCCACTGCGGTCACAACGCCAGTGCCTACCGACGCCACAAGCATCAACGCAAGGGCAGCTCCAAGCCCCACCTTCCGCTTTTCTTTAGGAGCAGGAGCGATCGTCGATGGAATTGGCTCCACCGGGCCTGCGTCCTGTTCCCACTGACTGTAGGTGGGAGCAGAGACCGGTTGCTGAGGATGCTGGGCACCGAGTCCTGCGTAAGGATTATTCGAAGAAGATGGGGTGTTCGCGCTGGAACCGAACCCGGAGTTTTCGTTCATGTGAGTTATTCAACCCCTCTGCTCTGACGATGCTCTGTGTCCAGGACAGGCAGTCCCTGAACACTTCCTGTACGTTCTCTGAATGACTTTACCGCCTGTTAAATGCCATGACAGGGCGAAATGTTCCCGGAGAAAAATAACAAGTACGGCAAGGTTTCCCATACCGGACGCTTTCGCCTGTTACGGCTTGATGGTGTCATTCGCTTTGCCTTGCTCCGGGGTTCGGCCGCCAGGCAAGGTAATCTGCATCAAGGTACCGCCGTCATCAGAATCCAGCACCTCAATAGTGCCATGATGGCGCTCAATAACCTGTTTCACGATCGCTAGCCCCAAGCCCGAGCCGGGCATGGAACGGGCTTGAACGGAACGGTAGAAGCGCTCGAAGACTTTTTCCCGCTCATCCTTAGGAATACCGGGACCGGAGTCCGCGATGGAAATATGGATCGCATGATCACTGATCGGCTTCATTGACAGCCGTACCACGCCGTTTGGAGGCGACCATTTCGCAGCATTGTCCATGAGGTTCACGGTGGCCCGGCCGAGGGCGAAGGAGTCGCCGTTGAGGTACCACTCCGCCTGATCAAATGTGAATTCCACGTCTGGGCGGCGACGACGCACACGTTCCAGCGAGTTCATCATGGTCTCTTCCAGATCCACAAGCTCCAGCTCCCCTTGCTTAGCATCTTCTCGTGCCAGGTCAACCAGGTCACCGATCAATGTGGACAGTTCATCGATCTGCGCCACCACATCATTTTCTAGATCTTCGAGATCACTCGGAGAGAAGGTGGAGGTTGGTGACTTGCTCACCATCATGAGCAGCTCAATGTTGGTACGCAAGGACGTCAGCGGGGTTTTTAGCTCATGGCCAGCGTCCGCGACGAGCTCTGTTTGTCGGCGCCTGGAAGCTTCCAGAGATGCCAACATTTCATTGAAGCTGCGCGTGAGCTGCGCCAGCTCATCGCGCCCATTAACCTCGATCGGTTCGAGGGAATCGGTGGCGGTCACACGTTCAACGGCGCGTTGTAGACGGGCCACAGGCCGAAGTCCGGTGGTGGACACCACCATGCCGGCTGCGATGGCGAGCAAAGTACCGAGCCCAGCGATAATCAGCAGCACCATCCCCAGCGAGCTCACCAACATGTAAGTGGGACCCAGGTTCTGGGAAATCACCACGCTAGCCCCATCGGGGTTATTCATGGCTAGGACACGTTCGTCGCCCTGGTTGCGCAGCGTCTGTGGTACTTCGCCACGAACGACGTCGCCTTCAACGACCAGCGTAATGTCATCACCGATCCCCCGGGCTGCTCCCTTAGGGAAGAACTGAATCTGAATGTCAGGGTTGTAGGCCTTAAAGATCGCGAGTTCTTGCTCAATATGGCTATTGAACGATGGGTCTTCGGAGCGATCCAAAACCGATTGGGCTACTTTGGCTAGCTCTTCGTCAACTGCACGGTTCAGTGACGTTGACACGCTCCAATACGCCACAATCGTCATTACAGAAACGGCAGCTGCCACCATCACCGCCGTGACAATGGCGAGTTGCCAGCGCAGCGGGGCTTTGCTCCAAGAACTACTCTGCCAGTTATTATCACCGGCCTGCGAGACATCCTCGGAGGTTGGGTTTTTCAAAATCACAGGTTTGTCTTGTCTACTGCGCGTTCTCACGGAGTACGTAGCCAACGCCCCGTGCGGTGTGGATCAGGCGTGGCTCGCCGTCCGCTTCGGTCTTACGGCGCAGGTATCCGATGTACACCTCGAGGGCGTTGCCGGACGTCGGGAAGTCATAGCCCCACACTTCCTCTAGGATGATCGCGCGGCTGAGCACGCGTCGTGGGTTAGCAAGCAGTAGCTCCAGGAGTGCGAATTCCGTGCGGGTCAGGCTGATCTGGCGTTCCCCTCGGTACACCTCGCGGGTTTCGGTGTTGAGGCGAAGGTCCTCAAAGACCAGTTCCGCCTTTTCTTCTTGGACGTTCTTGGCCTCGTTGTAGGAACGACGAAGAAGGGAGCGTACGCGGGCCAGCAGATCTTCCAGGGCAAACGGCTTGGGGAGGTAATCGTCGGCACCGGCGTCAAGGCCTGCCACGCGGTCGGACACGCCGTCACGGGCGGTAAGAACCAAGATTGGTCGATTGTCGCCACCGCTACGCAGCTTGCGGCACACTTCCAAGCCGTCCAGAATCGGCATCATTACGTCCAGGATGACCAGGTCTGGCTGTTCCTTATGGATCAGTTCCAGCGCTGCGGCACCGTTGTCGGCCAGCAAGACCTCATACCCATTGAAGGTGAGGGACCTACGAAGCGATTCGCGGACGGCCTGCTCGTCATCAACAACAAGAAGTTTCATTCTTTACTCTTACGCCTGACTACAAGGGTTGCGATTCCACAACCAGGATGAGCACCGACTTCTCCCTTAAGGAAGTCACCGGGGTTTCTAAATGATTCTATTGTATAGGTATAAGTGAAAGCCGATCCAATCCTGATATCAACATCAGAATTGGACCGGCTTAATGGGTCTAGGCGCAGTAAGTGCTTAGAACTGCTCGACGTCTACGAGACCGAGCTGAGCTGCCTTGACCAGGCGGCGAGGAATCTGTACCTCGCGGCCGTCAATCTTGACGGTCTGGAGGGCGACATTGTCAGCCTTCCACTGGGAACGACGTGCGTGGGTGTTAGCACGCGACATACGACGCTTTGGAACTGCCATGTTGTTTTCCCTCCTTCTTTACTTGTTCTTCTTACGGCGAGCGAGTGCGCCGTAACGCTGGTTGAACTTCTCGACACGGCCGGCGGTGTCCATGACACGCTGTGCGCCGGTCCAGAATGGGTGGGACTCAGAGGTAACGTCAACCACGATCAGTGGGTACTCGTTGCCGTCTTCCCATTCGACGGTGCGGTCGGACTTAGCGGTGGACTTGGTCAGGAACTTGAAACCAGTACCTGCGTCCTGGAACACCACTGGGTGGTAATCCGGGTGGATATCCTTCTTCATATAGTTTCCCTCAGGATTGAACTTCAGGTCGCTTCTGCACGCGCTATGCGCCGATCGTGCCTGAGTTGGGATTGACAAGATAACGCTGACTGCATAGCCAGCACCGCAAAAACTATACACGCCCGGACGGCGCAGAAGAAATCGCCATGGCTTATCGACGGCCATCCCACCCAATCCCCTAACGCTAACGCGAACCCGGCTCCGCGACAGTAGATAGGTATTGTGAAGGATGTGACGTCGTGAAGCATGCCCCACTAGGCGATTAGGTTTTTCGGCCTGCAACCGGTAAGGTTTTCCCTTGCTGTTGTCGAAATATTCGTTTTCGCCCTCCTCAGCTGACATCGATGTGCCCCTGACCAGCAGGTTAGGCGCGGCACCTTTCGTCTAGTTAGAGCGTGGGCGGCTAGGAGAAAGAAAGTTATGTCGGCTATTTGCCAGGTAACGGGACGGAAGCCAGGTTTTGGCAAGTCCGTGTCCCACTCACACCGACGCACCTCTCGCCGTTGGAACCCTAACGTGCAGCGTCGTAAGTTCTTTGTGCCTTCTTTGGGCCGCACCATCACCCTGACCGTGTCCACCAAGGGTCTGAAGGTCATCGACCGCGACGGCATCGAGTCCGTCGTTGCTCAGATCCGCGCACGTGGGGAGAAGATCTAACCCATGGCACGTAACGATATCCGTCCAATCATCAAGCTGAAGTCTACGGCTGGCACCGGTTACACCTACGTCACCCGTAAGAACAAGCGCAACAACCCGGACCGTATGACCATGAAGAAGTACGATCCGATCGTCCGCAAGCACGTCGAATTCCGCGAGGAGCGATAATCTATGGCTAAGAAGTCTAAGATCGCCAAGAACGAGCAGCGCAAGGAAATCGTCGCCCGCTACGCGGAGCGTCGCGCTGAGCTCAAGGCTATTATCAAGAACCCTAACTCCACTGACGAAGAGCGTCTCGACGCTCAGTTCGAACTGAACCGTCAGCCACGTAACGCCTCCCCAGTTCGCGTCCGCAACCGCGACGCTGCTGACGGCCGTCCACGCGGCTTCCTTCGTAAGTTCGGCCTGTCCCGTGTTCGCGTTCGCGAAATGGCTCACCGCGGTGAGCTGCCGGGCGTCCGTAAGTCCAGCTGGTAATAGGGAGATTTGCTTAAAATGAAGCGCACCAACATGAAGAAGGCGCGGATCGAGCAGTCCCGCCGCCCAAAGAAGAACCCACTCAAGGCTGCAGGCGTTGAGAAGGTCGATTACAAGGACATCAACACCCTTCGCCTTTTCATCTCTGACCGCCACAAGATCCGCTCTCGTCGCGTCACGGGCCTGACCCCACAGCAGCAGCGCCAGGTTGCTACCGCCGTGAAGAACGCACGCGAGATGGCTCTCCTGCCGTTCACCAGCCGTTAAGTCGACTGAGTTTACGCAAAAAACGCTCTGCCGCAGGTTACGGCCCGCGGCTAATCGATAACACAGCGAGCTTGTGCCGCTGACAATCGTGACACGGCACAGGTTCCAAAAACCCTCACCTTCGGGTGAGGGTTTTTGGTTTCCAACGGAATTTAGCGTACCGATGGGATTTTTCGGGCAAAAATCATCCCATCCGTACGCTCGATTTTCTCCACAACAAGGCACCCCTGCTGCCTTGCCCCTTGAGTGCGAGTCCTGGAATTTGAGACTCGGAGTAAAAGTGCCCTAGATTCACCGAAATGACGGTTTTCATCTCCCACTCTCGAAAAACAGGTCTCGAATTTCTACGCGACCCCCGCCAGAACCACGCCACCCGACTCCACTAATTCCCGCAAAACGTTGCCTAGATCACATAAAATGCACTAAGTTAGTTAATGACCGTTAACTGAAATCTCCCGCATGGTCCCTTACCTGCGGAAAGGATGCATTATGCGAATCGCAGTCTTGGCGAAAGAAGTCCCGGATACCTACGGTGACCGCAACATTACGCTCGAAACTGGCCTCGTTGACCGTGACGGCGCTGAGAATGTCCTCGATGAGATCTGCGAGCGCGCCGTCGAGGCCGCCCTTGCCCTCAAAGGTGACGGCGACGAGGTACACCTCCTTGCGATGGCGCCTGCCACGGCAGAAAAGAGCATCCGCAAGGGACTTGCTATGGGAGCTGACGAGGCCGTCCTCATCACCGATGAGGAACTGAGGGGCGCGGATCTATCTCTCACCGCGGAGGTGCTGGCTAGGGCCGTCGAGAAGCAAGGCTATGACCTCGTTATTGCTGGCAACCTGTCCACCGACGGCAACGCTGGTGTGCTCCCCACTATGATTTCTGAGCACCTTAATTGGCCGCACCTCACGCAGCTCACGCAACTGCAGGTTGACGGAAAGGTGCAAGGCACTCGCTCGGCGGAGGAGGGGGACTTCCAAATGGAAGCTGATTTGCCGGCGGTGGTGTCTATCACGGAGTCTTTCCCGGACCCCCGGTACCCGAACTTCAAGGGGATCATGGCAGCGAAGAAAAAGCAGATTACTAAGCTCACCTGCGCTGATATTGGGGTGGATCCACTTGATTTCTCCCATCCGCGGTTGATTATGACGGAGGCGTCACAGCGTCCTCCTCGCAAGGCAGGTGTCAAAATCACCGACGACGGTACCGCTGCCGCGCAGCTCGCCGATTTCCTGGCCGCCAACTCCCTCATCAAATAAGGAGCCACCATGTCTACTCTCGCCATCATCGATACCGACTTGGGTGGCGCCATCGCCCCCACCGCTGCGGAACTCCTGGGGGCGGCCGCGCAGCTCAGCGAACCAATCGCGCTCGTGGCCGGCGACCCCGGAAACCTCGCCGAACTCGGCGCCGACCGTATCGCCACCACCACCGCTGAGCAGCTTATCGACGCCGCAGTGCACATCTACAAAGAGCACTCACCGGAAGCCATCCTGGTGTCTCACTCAGTAGCTGGCCGTGACATTGCCGCTCGCCTGGCGGTCCGATTGAAGCTTGCGCTGGCAACAGACGCCATTGGCATCTCCCGCGATGAAGAAGGCATCATCATGCAGCACTCCGTTTTCGGTGGCGGATTCACCGTGACTTCCGCCCCAACATTTGGCTGCCCGGTGGTGACGCTCCGCAAGGGGGCTGTCGCAGAACGCGCAGCCGAAGGCGCAGGCTCCCCACTCGAGGTGACTCCAGAACAAAGCGAGCGACGCCTAGCCACCGTCGTGAGCAGCTCCCCGGCTGAGGTGAACACCGGTCGGCCGGCGTTGGTGGGTGCCAAGCGGGTGGTCTCCGGTGGGCGCGGATTCGGTTCCAAGGAAGGTTTCGAACTCGCCGGCCAACTGGCCGACTCCCTGGGGGCTGCTCTGGGAGCCTCCCGCGCAGCCGTCGACGCAGGCTACATCGAGCACAGCGCCCAGGTTGGACAAACCGGCGTGTCCATCTCCCCGGACCTGTACATCGCCCTCGGTATTTCCGGCGCGATCCAGCACCTGGCGGGTATGCAAACCTCCAAGAATATCGTGGCGATCAACAAGGATCCCGAGGCTCCGATCTTCGAGATCGCGGACTTCGGCATCGTCGGTGACGTCTTCGAGATCGTCCCGAAGCTCATCGAAGAAATCGAGGCCCGCAAATGAGTGCCCCCACTTTAAGAAGGGGCTTGCCCCGTATTCCGGGCGGCGACCCCTGGCCTCCTGAGGGCATGCACACTCCCCCGGCCCCGCCAAAACCAGCTGCACCAGCCCCAGAGCTCCCCACTAAGCAGCAGGCGTTACGACGCGGTCTTCCCCGCATTCCTGGTGGTGAGCAGTGGCCAGAAATCGAGTTCGCTGACCTGGCGATAGCCGAGGAACCAGCCACCGCCGCTCCGGAACCCCCGGCAGCAGCTGCAGCGCCCGTTCAATACACCGACATCACGCTACGCCGCGGCCTCCCACGCATCCCAGGTGGGGCGCCGTGGCCAGAAGTGGCAACAGCGCAAGTCGAATCGGCTCCAGGGCCGGAGGATTCTCCGGTGGTGGAGGCGCCAAGCCCGGTCGTCGAAAAGCCAGCGGCAGAAAAGCCTGCGGAGCCTCGTCGGGAGCGCCCGGCGTGGTTCGCTAAGGCTATCGGCGCCGGAGTGGGGCTGATGGTTCTGCTCGCGGTGGCAATCCTTGCTGCCCGTGCTGTTGTGGCTGGCGCAGCCGCAGATTTCATCGCGAGGTACCCCGGTGTGGCGCCAACTCCGGACAACACCCCTGTGGGATTGCCAGCGTGGCTCGGCTGGTCGCACTTTTTCAACTTCTTCCTCATGACGTTGATTATTCGGACGGGCCTGCAGATTCGTGGCGAGCGCAAACCTCCGGCGTATTTCACGTCGAAGTCGGGCAAGAAGGTATCGCTGACCATCTGGTTCCACACCAGCATGGACCTGCTGTGGCTACTCAACGGCGTTGTCTTTCTCGTGCTGTTGTTCGCGACCGGGCAGTGGATGCGCATCGTCCCGACAAGCGTTGATGTTTTCCCGAACATGGCATCCGCGGCCCTGCAGTACCTCGCTATGGACTGGCCGGCTGAAAATGGTTGGATCCACTACAACGCGCTGCAACAGGTGGCCTACTTTGTCACCGTGTTCGTGGCCGCCCCGCTCGCCGCAGCGACGGGCTTCCGTATGAGCAACTGGTGGCCGAACGCCTGGACATTCTTCCCGGTGGAGGTTGCCCGCAAGATCCACTTCCCCACCATGGTGTACTTCGTGCTCTTCATCGTCGGCCACGTATTCCTGGTATTCGCGACGGGCATGAAGAAGAACCTGGGGCACATATTCGCTGCCTCCCCGGATGGCGGCTGGCTTGGTGTCGGGTTATTCCTGGTATCTCTGCTGGTGACCGCGGGCGCAGTATTCGCTGCAAAACCACTGGTGCTCGCACAACTTGCCAGACCGTTCGGTGAGGTAACCAACCGGTAACAGTCTTTCGCTTCTACCGGGCGGAGCTTAACAGCACCAACATTGAGGCAGCTTGTTGCTCCGTCTGGTAACTATGCGGTTGTTGCCCATCGAAACTGACGTAATCACCAACCGACAACTTATGGTTCTGCGCGGAGGTGCGCACCAACACCTCACCACTGAGAACAAAGAATGACTCCACAGTACCGGCTGAATGAGGCACCCCAGAGAACGTGGTGTGTGGCGGGAGAGCGAACACCCACACCTCAGGGCCACCAGGCAACGGGATTCGATGAATCAGATGGTGGTGCGGTGCATCATCAGGAAAATCTCGGGCCGGAACATAGGTGTCCTGGCCTACGTCGTTACGCTCAATGAGGTCGCCCAACGGTACCCCGAGCGTGACTGCCAAAGAATCGAGCGTACTCACCGTCGGATTGCCGGTCCCAGATTCCAGTTGTGACAGGGTCGCTTTGCTCACCCCAGCACGGCGCGCTAGATCAGTCGCACTCATACCTCGCTGGCCGCGCAACCGCTTCACCGCAGCACCGATGCTCGCCGCTAATTCATTGGCCATAGTCTCCACACCCCTCCAAAAAGTTCGCTATAGTAAACCTGTAGCCTATTTTATCGAACTGGAGTGGTTATCATGCTCGAACTCACCCCTTACGGCGCTCAGACCGTCGACCCTTCAGAACACTACCCCACCAGCGTGTGCGAGCTCCTCACACGACTCAACGCTCGCGTCCAGCTCATCGATCCGAACTTCTCGGATACCGCTGAGTTCGCCGAACGCTACCACGTTCCACTAGAGCGCTGCCTCAATGCGCTGCTAGTGGAAACCAAAATCGAGGGCGAACGGCAACCACGCCTCGTTATGGTCCCTGCTCACCGCCGCATCGGGAACTCAGGGCTAAAAAGGGCACTGGGAGGAAAGTCCTCCTTCATGCCGGCTGACCGCGCGCTCGAAGTAACCGGCATGCAGCAAGGCGCAGTGACCCCAATCGGATTACCACCCGAAATCCCCATTGCCCTCGACAGCCAAGCACTGACCGAGAGCAGCTACATCATCGGCGGACAAGACCGCAGCCTAAAAATCGAGGTACCGAAAGAATCCTTGCAAGCACTCGCCGACATCGACTACCAGGGGCTCTACAGCTGACCCCACCTACATCTTCCTAAGAGTCAGCGACTGTTCCGCGCGCCCCACCGGGCCGTGAATGTCATGCAG
It contains:
- a CDS encoding SAF domain-containing protein translates to MDSFISRIPLSLRHPSWRRSMFIRRLLAAVLLMFGLVLAISEQLRDSHQYVVANSTLTPGAIITEADLTVRTFQQPLGLTSPVLSPADAVGKVIARPLQPGDFLQEKDMLGPELATALGSTASAMVPITLADPAAAQLAVPGARVSVVSAGQEQSSPMVIAEGATVVFGTAKATDSTDPGTVLLALNTEEAQHVAAASLRLPITIVLKP
- a CDS encoding UTP--glucose-1-phosphate uridylyltransferase encodes the protein MNHPIHEHKHAVKTVIVPAAGMGTRFLPATKTVPKELLPVVDTPGIEMIAEEAANLGASKLAIITAPKKQGVLAHFDPYPELEETLSERGKEEQLAKVRRAPELINAVAVEQERPLGLGHAVGLAESVLDDDEDVLAVMLPDDLVLPMGAMEKMAEVRAKFGGSVLCAVEVPREEVSNYGVFDIEDSDTDCVKKVRGMVEKPDADDAPSNFVATGRYLLDRAIFDALRKITPGKGGELQLTDAIELLIEAGHPVHILVHQGTRHDLGNPGGYIRACVDFGLKHPVYGKGLKRYITELLQES
- the mscL gene encoding large conductance mechanosensitive channel protein MscL, encoding MLKGFKDFLMRGNVVDLAVAVVIGSAFTAIVTAFTNNLINPLIAAVGGAEVGGLGFHVIAGNPATFVDFGAVITAALNFLIIAAVVYFILVAPMNKLKEIQAARKGVKEDEETPASVEAELLEEIRDLLKARNV
- a CDS encoding 5-formyltetrahydrofolate cyclo-ligase, encoding MTIATEKTELRRRLFDVRRSLTPDSLASFNAALHSRIAEFLTQHGYTSVAAYMPTRTEPGGEDLVSFLLSIGVSVIIPVAHEDFSMSWHEVTPHTTFRKGAFGISEPVGTPLPGSPLKQVDVIFVPALAIDSAGYRLGKGGGYYDRALDVVAQPVTAALVFSHELLPHVPREPHDAPTDVIITPEKTLVTDGTF
- a CDS encoding MogA/MoaB family molybdenum cofactor biosynthesis protein gives rise to the protein MILESGRDSALLDGLAEPDPEFLIATENEELRARATRRALVVLVSDHTLSTGSDADRLITELLAEDGFTVDAVVGVKAKKSAIRKAIETAVVGGVDLVLTVGGVGVGPRDKTPDATRAVLDQLLPGISQALRDSGLACGAIDAGTSRGIAGVSGSTVVVNLAASRAAVRDGMATLGPLVHFVIDQLQTASVE
- a CDS encoding S1C family serine protease yields the protein MNENSGFGSSANTPSSSNNPYAGLGAQHPQQPVSAPTYSQWEQDAGPVEPIPSTIAPAPKEKRKVGLGAALALMLVASVGTGVVTAVALNETGSTGTVYNSLEQAPAKREGAAQPGSVEEVANRVLPAVVSIQVSARNGSGEGSGSIISSDGLVLTNNHVVEDASSGGLIEVSLNDGSVHPADLIARDGSTDIAVIKIRDVSGLPTLKFGNSNDVAVGQEVVAVGSPLGLSATVTSGIVSALNRPVRASGGNGGESSLIDAIQTDAAINPGNSGGPLVDMQGNLVGMNSVIATLSEGPGAKSGSIGLGFAIPANQAKRIADQLVKTGEVKQPMIGVKVSQNSKYRGALVAGVEPDGPAAKAGIVQGDLITKVNDRTIDTADALIAAVRSREFGETITLQVSEPDSRQTREVKLTLPQE